One Salvia splendens isolate huo1 chromosome 12, SspV2, whole genome shotgun sequence genomic window carries:
- the LOC121758305 gene encoding prostaglandin reductase-3-like isoform X1, whose amino-acid sequence MELKPGLSAIVTGGAAGIGRALVLALAQKGIFITIIDFSQDKGIQAASLAEEELRKFHTDLKFPPVLFFRCDVSNSNELAAAFRNHVDTYGGLDICINCAGIATPISFYEDQTDGFKSWRRAVDINFVAVIESTRLAIRSMKEVKKPGVIINVGSASGLYPMYADPIYSGSKGGVVLFTRSLALYKRQGIRVNVLCPEFVQTELASKVDPKFIDMVGGFMSMEVVVKGAFDLISDESKAGACLWISNKRGLEYWPTPAEEEKYRVRPKASRKKSADVLQVNVQIPQSFDKIVVHTLSHNFQSATRVVRASLRLPLKPDYVLMNIIYAGVNASDVNFSSGRYFSGSSKDTASLLPFDAGFEAVGIIAAIGDSVKHLKVGTPAAIMTYGSYAEFTAVPSKHILPVARPDPEVVAMLTSGLTASIALEKAAQMDSGKTVLITAAAGGTGQFAVQLAKLAGNKVIATCGGKDKARLLKDLGVDRIIDYKAENIKTVLKDEFPKGVDIIYESVGGEMFDLCLNALTTYGRLIVIGMISQYQGEDGWKPRNYTGLCEKILAKSQTVAGFFLVQYAHFWQEHLDKLMDLYTSRKLKVIVDPKTFVGVHSVADAVNYLHSGKSVGKVVVCMDPTFNNHLAKL is encoded by the exons ATGGAACTAAAGCCCGGCCTCTCAGCCATCGTCACCGGCGGAGCCGCCGGCATCGGCCGAGCACTGGTGCTAGCTCTCGCGCAGAAAGGAATTTTCATCACAATCATTGATTTTTCTCAAGACAAAGGGATACAGGCTGCATCACTGGCTGAAGAAGAACTTCGCAAGTTTCACACCGACCTGaaatttccgccggtgctgttcTTCAGATGCGACGTCTCCAACTCAA ATGAACTCGCAGCGGCTTTCCGTAATCACGTGGACACTTACGGCGGATTGGATATCTGTATCAACTGTGCTGGAATCGCGACTCCGATTTCCTTCTATGAGGATCAGACCGACGGCTTTAAATCATGGAGGCGTGCGGTTGATATCAATTTTGTTGCAGTGATTGAATCCACGCGCCTGGCG ATTCGATCAATGAAAGAAGTGAAGAAACCAGGTGTCATCATTAATGTTGGCTCAGCTTCAGGTTTATACCCAATGTATGCTGATCCTATTTACTCTGGCTCGAAAG GGGGGGTGGTTCTATTCACCAGATCCCTGGCTCTTTACAAGCGTCAAGGAATCCGTGTTAATGTTCTTTGCCCTGAG TTTGTTCAAACCGAGTTGGCCTCTAAGGTGGATCCTAAGTTCATTGATATGGTTGGCGGCTTCATGAGTATGGAGGTGGTTGTTAAAG GAGCCTTTGACCTTATTAGCGATGAAAGTAAAGCTGGGGCTTGCTTGTGGATATCCAATAAAAGGGGCTTGGAGTACTGGCCAACTCCCGCAGAAGAAGAGAAATATCGAGTTCGTCCTAAGGCTTCAAGGAAAAAGTCTGCAGATGTTTTGCAAGTGAATGTTCAAATCCCTCAAAGTTTTGATAAGAT AGTTGTTCACACTCTAAGTCACAATTTCCAAAGTGCAACAAGAGTAGTACGGGCATCCTTGAGATTGCCGCTTAAACCTGATTATGTTCTTATGAATATTATATATGCTGGGGTCAATGCTAGTGAT GTGAATTTTAGCTCTGGAAGATACTTTAGTGGGAGCAGTAAAGACACTGCTTCTTTGCTTCCCTTTGATGCTGGCTTTGAG GCTGTGGGTATAATTGCTGCTATTGGAGATTCAGTTAAGCACTTAAAGGTTGGGACTCCAGCTGCAATTATGACATATGGGAGTTATGCTGAATTCACTGCG GTTCCTTCAAAGCACATCCTTCCTGTGGCAAGACCAGATCCAGAAGTTGTTGCTATGCTCACATCTGGGCTAACAGCCTCGATAGCTTTAGAAAag GCAGCTCAAATGGACTCGGGGAAAACAGTTCTGATCACTGCTGCTGCAGGAGGGACTGGGCAATTTGCTGTCCAG CTGGCAAAATTAGCTGGAAATAAGGTTATTGCAACCTGTGGAGGAAAAGACAAGGCCAGGCTTCTGAAGGATTTGGGAGTGGATAGAATCATCGACTACAAAGCTGAGAATATCAAGACT GTTCTGAAAGATGAGTTCCCTAAAGGTGTTGATATAATATATGAGTCTGTTGGTGGTGAAATGTTTGATCTATGCCTGAACGCTTTGACAACCTATGGGCGCCTTATTGTGATTGGGATGATTTCTCAG TATCAAGGGGAAGATGGGTGGAAGCCACGGAATTATACTGGATTGTGCGAAAAGATTCTAGCGAAGAGCCAGACTGTG GCTGGTTTCTTTCTAGTACAGTATGCCCACTTTTGGCAAGAACATCTGGATAAGCTAATGGATCTCTACACCTCTAGGAAGCTTAAG GTCATTGTCGACCCCAAAACATTCGTGGGAGTCCATTCAGTTGCTGATGCAGTTAACTATCTTCATTCTGGTAAAAGTGTCGGCAAG GTTGTTGTATGTATGGATCCAACTTTCAACAATCACCTTGCAAAATTATGA
- the LOC121758306 gene encoding B3 domain-containing protein At3g19184-like → MVVAKKSAYEENRQKRLEENKRRMEELNLNKLAKSLHTPKPSPMKKVKPKLPKQPLDPSSVRRSSRVADLPPKSYKEVTVLEVMGKPRSYQRRDLLNRVYAGDEERQYAVQRAEDLQSSLDQDVPSFIKPMLQSHVTGGFWLGLPSHFCKTHLPSRDTTISLVDENDEVSETKYLALKTGLSGGWRGFAIDHELVDGDALVFQLTEPTSFKVYIIRVNEPAESSN, encoded by the exons ATGGTGGTGGCGAAGAAATCCGCGTACGAGGAGAATAGGCAGAAGAGGCTGGAAGAGAACAAGAGAAGAATGGAGGAACTCAATCTCAACAAGCTCGCCAAGTCTCTCCACACTCCCAAGCCTTCTCCG ATGAAGAAGGTGAAGCCGAAGCTGCCTAAACAGCCTTTGGATCCGTCTTCTGTCCGCCGATCTAGCCGTGTTGCAGATTTGCCGCCCAAGAGCTACAAAGAG GTTACGGTACTCGAAGTAATGGGGAAGCCGAGGAG TTATCAGAGAAGGGATCTGTTGAACAGAGTGTATGCCGGGGATGAAGAGCGGCAGTATGCTGTGCAGAGGGCAGAGGATCTTCAGTCGAGTTTAGACCAGGATGTTCCGAGCTTCATCAAGCCTATGCTTCAATCTCATGTTACTGGTGGCTTCTGGCTG GGTCTCCCATCCCATTTTTGCAAGACTCATCTCCCAAGTCGTGATACAACTATTAGTTTAGTTGATGAGAATGATGAAGTCTCTGAGACCAAGTACCTTGCTCTAAAAACGGGTCTGAGTGGTGGATGGAGGGGATTTGCGATTGATCATGAATTAGTGGATGGAGATGCTCTTGTTTTCCAATTAACTGAGCCAACAAGTTTCAAG GTATACATCATAAGGGTAAACGAACCGGCAGAGAGCAGCAACTAA
- the LOC121758307 gene encoding TSET complex member tstD-like isoform X3 — translation MLLAVLIANSEGNVLVERFNGVPAEERLHWRSFLVKLGVDNLRGVKNEELLVANHKSVYIVYTVLGDVSIFAVGKDEYDELALSEAIFVITSALKDVCGKPPTERLFLDKYGKICLCLDEIVWKVRRIYLFLVYNHLLPEYIGSFIRPSTITAQRPPSRAPALGGSLGGLLQPPSR, via the exons ATGTTGCTCGCCGTCCTGATCGCAAATTCAGAAGGCAATGTTCTTGTCGAACG TTTTAACGGTGTTCCAGCAGAGGAACGTTTACATTGGAGATCTTTCTTAGTGAAACTGGGAGTGGATAATCTTAGAGGAGTCAAGAATGAGGAGCTCCTAGTTGCTAATCACAA GTCTGTGTATATTGTATACACAGTGCTTGGTGATGTCAGTATATTCGCTGTTGGCAAGGATGAATACGACGAACTTGCCT TGTCAGAAGCTATCTTTGTTATAACGTCAGCCCTGAAGGACGTATGTGGAAAGCCTCCAACTGAACGCCTTTTCCTTGACAAATATGGTAAAATATGCTTGTGCCTGGATGAGATTGTCTGGAAGGTGAGGCGAATTTACCTTTTTCTCGTTTACAACCATTTGTTACCTGAGTATATTGGTTCCTttataagaccatccacaataaccgcccagcgaccgcccagccgagcgccggcgctgggcggttcgctgggcggtctattgcagccgcccagccgctga
- the LOC121758305 gene encoding prostaglandin reductase-3-like isoform X2 has translation MELKPGLSAIVTGGAAGIGRALVLALAQKGIFITIIDFSQDKGIQAASLAEEELRKFHTDLKFPPVLFFRCDVSNSTAFRNHVDTYGGLDICINCAGIATPISFYEDQTDGFKSWRRAVDINFVAVIESTRLAIRSMKEVKKPGVIINVGSASGLYPMYADPIYSGSKGGVVLFTRSLALYKRQGIRVNVLCPEFVQTELASKVDPKFIDMVGGFMSMEVVVKGAFDLISDESKAGACLWISNKRGLEYWPTPAEEEKYRVRPKASRKKSADVLQVNVQIPQSFDKIVVHTLSHNFQSATRVVRASLRLPLKPDYVLMNIIYAGVNASDVNFSSGRYFSGSSKDTASLLPFDAGFEAVGIIAAIGDSVKHLKVGTPAAIMTYGSYAEFTAVPSKHILPVARPDPEVVAMLTSGLTASIALEKAAQMDSGKTVLITAAAGGTGQFAVQLAKLAGNKVIATCGGKDKARLLKDLGVDRIIDYKAENIKTVLKDEFPKGVDIIYESVGGEMFDLCLNALTTYGRLIVIGMISQYQGEDGWKPRNYTGLCEKILAKSQTVAGFFLVQYAHFWQEHLDKLMDLYTSRKLKVIVDPKTFVGVHSVADAVNYLHSGKSVGKVVVCMDPTFNNHLAKL, from the exons ATGGAACTAAAGCCCGGCCTCTCAGCCATCGTCACCGGCGGAGCCGCCGGCATCGGCCGAGCACTGGTGCTAGCTCTCGCGCAGAAAGGAATTTTCATCACAATCATTGATTTTTCTCAAGACAAAGGGATACAGGCTGCATCACTGGCTGAAGAAGAACTTCGCAAGTTTCACACCGACCTGaaatttccgccggtgctgttcTTCAGATGCGACGTCTCCAACTCAA CGGCTTTCCGTAATCACGTGGACACTTACGGCGGATTGGATATCTGTATCAACTGTGCTGGAATCGCGACTCCGATTTCCTTCTATGAGGATCAGACCGACGGCTTTAAATCATGGAGGCGTGCGGTTGATATCAATTTTGTTGCAGTGATTGAATCCACGCGCCTGGCG ATTCGATCAATGAAAGAAGTGAAGAAACCAGGTGTCATCATTAATGTTGGCTCAGCTTCAGGTTTATACCCAATGTATGCTGATCCTATTTACTCTGGCTCGAAAG GGGGGGTGGTTCTATTCACCAGATCCCTGGCTCTTTACAAGCGTCAAGGAATCCGTGTTAATGTTCTTTGCCCTGAG TTTGTTCAAACCGAGTTGGCCTCTAAGGTGGATCCTAAGTTCATTGATATGGTTGGCGGCTTCATGAGTATGGAGGTGGTTGTTAAAG GAGCCTTTGACCTTATTAGCGATGAAAGTAAAGCTGGGGCTTGCTTGTGGATATCCAATAAAAGGGGCTTGGAGTACTGGCCAACTCCCGCAGAAGAAGAGAAATATCGAGTTCGTCCTAAGGCTTCAAGGAAAAAGTCTGCAGATGTTTTGCAAGTGAATGTTCAAATCCCTCAAAGTTTTGATAAGAT AGTTGTTCACACTCTAAGTCACAATTTCCAAAGTGCAACAAGAGTAGTACGGGCATCCTTGAGATTGCCGCTTAAACCTGATTATGTTCTTATGAATATTATATATGCTGGGGTCAATGCTAGTGAT GTGAATTTTAGCTCTGGAAGATACTTTAGTGGGAGCAGTAAAGACACTGCTTCTTTGCTTCCCTTTGATGCTGGCTTTGAG GCTGTGGGTATAATTGCTGCTATTGGAGATTCAGTTAAGCACTTAAAGGTTGGGACTCCAGCTGCAATTATGACATATGGGAGTTATGCTGAATTCACTGCG GTTCCTTCAAAGCACATCCTTCCTGTGGCAAGACCAGATCCAGAAGTTGTTGCTATGCTCACATCTGGGCTAACAGCCTCGATAGCTTTAGAAAag GCAGCTCAAATGGACTCGGGGAAAACAGTTCTGATCACTGCTGCTGCAGGAGGGACTGGGCAATTTGCTGTCCAG CTGGCAAAATTAGCTGGAAATAAGGTTATTGCAACCTGTGGAGGAAAAGACAAGGCCAGGCTTCTGAAGGATTTGGGAGTGGATAGAATCATCGACTACAAAGCTGAGAATATCAAGACT GTTCTGAAAGATGAGTTCCCTAAAGGTGTTGATATAATATATGAGTCTGTTGGTGGTGAAATGTTTGATCTATGCCTGAACGCTTTGACAACCTATGGGCGCCTTATTGTGATTGGGATGATTTCTCAG TATCAAGGGGAAGATGGGTGGAAGCCACGGAATTATACTGGATTGTGCGAAAAGATTCTAGCGAAGAGCCAGACTGTG GCTGGTTTCTTTCTAGTACAGTATGCCCACTTTTGGCAAGAACATCTGGATAAGCTAATGGATCTCTACACCTCTAGGAAGCTTAAG GTCATTGTCGACCCCAAAACATTCGTGGGAGTCCATTCAGTTGCTGATGCAGTTAACTATCTTCATTCTGGTAAAAGTGTCGGCAAG GTTGTTGTATGTATGGATCCAACTTTCAACAATCACCTTGCAAAATTATGA
- the LOC121758307 gene encoding TSET complex member tstD-like isoform X4: protein MRTKLQLDRLPAEKKMLLAVLIANSEGNVLVERFNGVPAEERLHWRSFLVKLGVDNLRGVKNEELLVANHKSVYIVYTVLGDVSIFAVGKDEYDELALSEAIFVITSALKDVCGKPPTERLFLDKYGKICLCLDEIVWKGLLENTDKDRMKRLIRLKPPTDF, encoded by the exons ATGCG TACGAAATTGCAGCTTGATCGGCTACCAGCAGAGAAGAAAATGTTGCTCGCCGTCCTGATCGCAAATTCAGAAGGCAATGTTCTTGTCGAACG TTTTAACGGTGTTCCAGCAGAGGAACGTTTACATTGGAGATCTTTCTTAGTGAAACTGGGAGTGGATAATCTTAGAGGAGTCAAGAATGAGGAGCTCCTAGTTGCTAATCACAA GTCTGTGTATATTGTATACACAGTGCTTGGTGATGTCAGTATATTCGCTGTTGGCAAGGATGAATACGACGAACTTGCCT TGTCAGAAGCTATCTTTGTTATAACGTCAGCCCTGAAGGACGTATGTGGAAAGCCTCCAACTGAACGCCTTTTCCTTGACAAATATGGTAAAATATGCTTGTGCCTGGATGAGATTGTCTGGAAG GGTCTGTTGGAGAACACGGACAAAGACAGAATGAAGCGACTTATACGGTTGAAACCACCAACTGACTTCTAA
- the LOC121758305 gene encoding prostaglandin reductase-3-like isoform X3, producing MELKPGLSAIVTGGAAGIGRALVLALAQKGIFITIIDFSQDKGIQAASLAEEELRKFHTDLKFPPVLFFRCDVSNSNELAAAFRNHVDTYGGLDICINCAGIATPISFYEDQTDGFKSWRRAVDINFVAVIESTRLAIRSMKEVKKPGVIINVGSASGLYPMYADPIYSGSKGGVVLFTRSLALYKRQGIRVNVLCPEFVQTELASKVDPKFIDMVGGFMSMEVVVKGAFDLISDESKAGACLWISNKRGLEYWPTPAEEEKYRVRPKASRKKSADVLQVNFSSGRYFSGSSKDTASLLPFDAGFEAVGIIAAIGDSVKHLKVGTPAAIMTYGSYAEFTAVPSKHILPVARPDPEVVAMLTSGLTASIALEKAAQMDSGKTVLITAAAGGTGQFAVQLAKLAGNKVIATCGGKDKARLLKDLGVDRIIDYKAENIKTVLKDEFPKGVDIIYESVGGEMFDLCLNALTTYGRLIVIGMISQYQGEDGWKPRNYTGLCEKILAKSQTVAGFFLVQYAHFWQEHLDKLMDLYTSRKLKVIVDPKTFVGVHSVADAVNYLHSGKSVGKVVVCMDPTFNNHLAKL from the exons ATGGAACTAAAGCCCGGCCTCTCAGCCATCGTCACCGGCGGAGCCGCCGGCATCGGCCGAGCACTGGTGCTAGCTCTCGCGCAGAAAGGAATTTTCATCACAATCATTGATTTTTCTCAAGACAAAGGGATACAGGCTGCATCACTGGCTGAAGAAGAACTTCGCAAGTTTCACACCGACCTGaaatttccgccggtgctgttcTTCAGATGCGACGTCTCCAACTCAA ATGAACTCGCAGCGGCTTTCCGTAATCACGTGGACACTTACGGCGGATTGGATATCTGTATCAACTGTGCTGGAATCGCGACTCCGATTTCCTTCTATGAGGATCAGACCGACGGCTTTAAATCATGGAGGCGTGCGGTTGATATCAATTTTGTTGCAGTGATTGAATCCACGCGCCTGGCG ATTCGATCAATGAAAGAAGTGAAGAAACCAGGTGTCATCATTAATGTTGGCTCAGCTTCAGGTTTATACCCAATGTATGCTGATCCTATTTACTCTGGCTCGAAAG GGGGGGTGGTTCTATTCACCAGATCCCTGGCTCTTTACAAGCGTCAAGGAATCCGTGTTAATGTTCTTTGCCCTGAG TTTGTTCAAACCGAGTTGGCCTCTAAGGTGGATCCTAAGTTCATTGATATGGTTGGCGGCTTCATGAGTATGGAGGTGGTTGTTAAAG GAGCCTTTGACCTTATTAGCGATGAAAGTAAAGCTGGGGCTTGCTTGTGGATATCCAATAAAAGGGGCTTGGAGTACTGGCCAACTCCCGCAGAAGAAGAGAAATATCGAGTTCGTCCTAAGGCTTCAAGGAAAAAGTCTGCAGATGTTTTGCAA GTGAATTTTAGCTCTGGAAGATACTTTAGTGGGAGCAGTAAAGACACTGCTTCTTTGCTTCCCTTTGATGCTGGCTTTGAG GCTGTGGGTATAATTGCTGCTATTGGAGATTCAGTTAAGCACTTAAAGGTTGGGACTCCAGCTGCAATTATGACATATGGGAGTTATGCTGAATTCACTGCG GTTCCTTCAAAGCACATCCTTCCTGTGGCAAGACCAGATCCAGAAGTTGTTGCTATGCTCACATCTGGGCTAACAGCCTCGATAGCTTTAGAAAag GCAGCTCAAATGGACTCGGGGAAAACAGTTCTGATCACTGCTGCTGCAGGAGGGACTGGGCAATTTGCTGTCCAG CTGGCAAAATTAGCTGGAAATAAGGTTATTGCAACCTGTGGAGGAAAAGACAAGGCCAGGCTTCTGAAGGATTTGGGAGTGGATAGAATCATCGACTACAAAGCTGAGAATATCAAGACT GTTCTGAAAGATGAGTTCCCTAAAGGTGTTGATATAATATATGAGTCTGTTGGTGGTGAAATGTTTGATCTATGCCTGAACGCTTTGACAACCTATGGGCGCCTTATTGTGATTGGGATGATTTCTCAG TATCAAGGGGAAGATGGGTGGAAGCCACGGAATTATACTGGATTGTGCGAAAAGATTCTAGCGAAGAGCCAGACTGTG GCTGGTTTCTTTCTAGTACAGTATGCCCACTTTTGGCAAGAACATCTGGATAAGCTAATGGATCTCTACACCTCTAGGAAGCTTAAG GTCATTGTCGACCCCAAAACATTCGTGGGAGTCCATTCAGTTGCTGATGCAGTTAACTATCTTCATTCTGGTAAAAGTGTCGGCAAG GTTGTTGTATGTATGGATCCAACTTTCAACAATCACCTTGCAAAATTATGA
- the LOC121758307 gene encoding TSET complex member tstD-like isoform X1, whose protein sequence is MRTKLQLDRLPAEKKMLLAVLIANSEGNVLVERFNGVPAEERLHWRSFLVKLGVDNLRGVKNEELLVANHKSVYIVYTVLGDVSIFAVGKDEYDELALSEAIFVITSALKDVCGKPPTERLFLDKYGKICLCLDEIVWKVRRIYLFLVYNHLLPEYIGSFIRPSTITAQRPPSRAPALGGSLGGLLQPPSR, encoded by the exons ATGCG TACGAAATTGCAGCTTGATCGGCTACCAGCAGAGAAGAAAATGTTGCTCGCCGTCCTGATCGCAAATTCAGAAGGCAATGTTCTTGTCGAACG TTTTAACGGTGTTCCAGCAGAGGAACGTTTACATTGGAGATCTTTCTTAGTGAAACTGGGAGTGGATAATCTTAGAGGAGTCAAGAATGAGGAGCTCCTAGTTGCTAATCACAA GTCTGTGTATATTGTATACACAGTGCTTGGTGATGTCAGTATATTCGCTGTTGGCAAGGATGAATACGACGAACTTGCCT TGTCAGAAGCTATCTTTGTTATAACGTCAGCCCTGAAGGACGTATGTGGAAAGCCTCCAACTGAACGCCTTTTCCTTGACAAATATGGTAAAATATGCTTGTGCCTGGATGAGATTGTCTGGAAGGTGAGGCGAATTTACCTTTTTCTCGTTTACAACCATTTGTTACCTGAGTATATTGGTTCCTttataagaccatccacaataaccgcccagcgaccgcccagccgagcgccggcgctgggcggttcgctgggcggtctattgcagccgcccagccgctga
- the LOC121758307 gene encoding TSET complex member tstD-like isoform X5: MFLSNEERLHWRSFLVKLGVDNLRGVKNEELLVANHKSVYIVYTVLGDVSIFAVGKDEYDELALSEAIFVITSALKDVCGKPPTERLFLDKYGKICLCLDEIVWKVRRIYLFLVYNHLLPEYIGSFIRPSTITAQRPPSRAPALGGSLGGLLQPPSR; this comes from the exons ATGTTCTTGTCGAACG AGGAACGTTTACATTGGAGATCTTTCTTAGTGAAACTGGGAGTGGATAATCTTAGAGGAGTCAAGAATGAGGAGCTCCTAGTTGCTAATCACAA GTCTGTGTATATTGTATACACAGTGCTTGGTGATGTCAGTATATTCGCTGTTGGCAAGGATGAATACGACGAACTTGCCT TGTCAGAAGCTATCTTTGTTATAACGTCAGCCCTGAAGGACGTATGTGGAAAGCCTCCAACTGAACGCCTTTTCCTTGACAAATATGGTAAAATATGCTTGTGCCTGGATGAGATTGTCTGGAAGGTGAGGCGAATTTACCTTTTTCTCGTTTACAACCATTTGTTACCTGAGTATATTGGTTCCTttataagaccatccacaataaccgcccagcgaccgcccagccgagcgccggcgctgggcggttcgctgggcggtctattgcagccgcccagccgctga
- the LOC121758307 gene encoding TSET complex member tstD-like isoform X2, with protein sequence MRTKLQLDRLPAEKKMLLAVLIANSEGNVLVERFNGVPAEERLHWRSFLVKLGVDNLRGVKNEELLVANHKSVYIVYTVLGDVSIFAVGKDEYDELALSEAIFVITSALKDVCGKPPTERLFLDKYGKICLCLDEIVWKWLGYGWAIYDVAVAGLWLGYCWAIPIVDGLIELFGNLYAGLLSVTYVVLL encoded by the exons ATGCG TACGAAATTGCAGCTTGATCGGCTACCAGCAGAGAAGAAAATGTTGCTCGCCGTCCTGATCGCAAATTCAGAAGGCAATGTTCTTGTCGAACG TTTTAACGGTGTTCCAGCAGAGGAACGTTTACATTGGAGATCTTTCTTAGTGAAACTGGGAGTGGATAATCTTAGAGGAGTCAAGAATGAGGAGCTCCTAGTTGCTAATCACAA GTCTGTGTATATTGTATACACAGTGCTTGGTGATGTCAGTATATTCGCTGTTGGCAAGGATGAATACGACGAACTTGCCT TGTCAGAAGCTATCTTTGTTATAACGTCAGCCCTGAAGGACGTATGTGGAAAGCCTCCAACTGAACGCCTTTTCCTTGACAAATATGGTAAAATATGCTTGTGCCTGGATGAGATTGTCTGGAAG tggctgggctatggctgggctatttatgatgtggcagtggctgggctatggctgggctattgctgggctattcctattgtggatggcctaatagaATTATTTGGAAATTTATATGCTGGACTATTGTCAGTTACCTACGTAGTACTTTTgtag